A genomic window from Candidatus Kouleothrix ribensis includes:
- a CDS encoding winged helix-turn-helix transcriptional regulator — MGDDVRRIDLAAVEALRQQHIGRLLLNAQRNYSLQALAKLRARGHEGLTLAHTNLLAHLDVDGTRITTLAERVGVSKQAIGNLVGELEMKGYVHRDVDSHDRRAVVITYTAAGWAFLQDAHEVKRAIEAEYTATLGEQGMQELRHLLLQLVRGRAHG, encoded by the coding sequence ATGGGCGACGATGTCCGAAGGATTGACTTGGCAGCTGTCGAGGCACTGCGCCAGCAACACATTGGCCGCTTGCTGTTGAATGCGCAGCGCAACTACAGCCTGCAAGCACTCGCCAAACTGCGTGCGCGTGGCCATGAAGGACTCACACTGGCACACACAAATCTACTGGCGCACCTAGATGTGGACGGGACGCGTATTACGACTCTGGCCGAACGGGTTGGGGTGAGCAAACAAGCAATTGGAAATCTCGTCGGCGAACTGGAGATGAAAGGCTATGTCCACCGTGATGTTGATTCGCACGACCGGCGCGCGGTGGTGATTACGTACACAGCGGCAGGATGGGCGTTTCTTCAAGATGCACATGAAGTGAAGCGCGCGATTGAAGCGGAGTACACGGCAACGTTGGGAGAGCAGGGCATGCAAGAGTTGCGACACTTGTTGCTGCAACTGGTGCGCGGCAGAGCGCACGGGTAG